The following are encoded in a window of Castanea sativa cultivar Marrone di Chiusa Pesio chromosome 5, ASM4071231v1 genomic DNA:
- the LOC142635096 gene encoding uncharacterized protein LOC142635096 yields the protein MFAEEKYSSLEKPRVALVWATRKLRYYMLAYKVLLIARMDPLKYKFIKGKAIADHLAHCSPEEAEEIQGDFLDEDIMGIKVESWKMYFDRATNQNGSGIGVLLISLKGTHTPFFSRLNFPATNKATEYEACIMRLQVAPGLGVKELEVYGDSALIISQIQNRWKIKEERLMPYHECLHKWASKFNKI from the exons ATGTTTGCTGAGGAGAAGTATTCATCACTTGAGAAGCCACGTGTAGCACTTGTATGGGCAACTCGCAAACTCAGATACTATATGCTTGCTTACAAGGTCTTATTGATTGCAAGAATGGACCCATTGAAATAT AAGTTTATCAAGGGCAAGGCAATTGCTGATCACTTAGCCCATTGTTCACcagaagaagctgaagaaaTCCAAGGGGACTTTCTAGATGAGGATATCATGGGGATCAAGGTagaatcatggaagatgtattttgatAGAGCAACTAATCAAAATGGAAGTGGCATTGGAGTTCTCTTAATTTCTCTAAAAGGGACACACACCCCATTTTTTAGTAGGCTCAACTTTCCTGCCACTAATAAAGCCACTGAATATGAAGCTTGCATTATGAGGTTACAAGTAGCCCCGGGTCTTGGAGTGAAAGAGTTGGAAGTATATGGTGATTCAGCCTTGATAATTTCTCAAATTCAGAATAGATGGAAGATAAAAGAAGAAAGGCTAatgccttatcatgaatgtctCCATAAGTGGGCTTCAAAGTTCAACAAGATCTAG